A stretch of the Alnus glutinosa chromosome 6, dhAlnGlut1.1, whole genome shotgun sequence genome encodes the following:
- the LOC133870154 gene encoding uncharacterized protein LOC133870154: MSPPVIFLFFFSATVFPFSHGDSHFPPLQAPPASGWENEGSYGVELSWMPWRSLVEGPTTAPVENPSFGSFVLASERTQRKDPLDGFKKYTKGWNISDRHYWASVGFTAVPLFVLAAAWFLAFGLCLCLITLCYFCSKREPYGYSGTAYVLSLIFLIIFTIAAIVGCVVLYAGQGRFHSSTTNTLEYVVNQADFTVEKLRNISDYLGAAKQLEVDQVFLPSNVQTDIDQIETMINSSASTLADRTMENSDDIHDLLDSVRLALIIIAAIMLLLTFLGFLFSLFGMQSLVYILVITGWILVTGTFILCGIFLLLHNVAADTCVAMDEWVQNPTSHSALDDILPCVDNATAQETLLRSKEVTSELVDLINEVITNVSNINFSPNFKPMYFNQSGPLVPILCNPFYPDFTNRPCTAGEVDLFNATEVWGIYVCQVSAAGICTTTGRLTPTFYNQMTTGVSMGLAFNNYAAFLVELQDCTFVRETFSEIYRDHCPGLRQYSRWIYLGLVMVSTSVMLSLIFWVIYGRERRHRAKEAMSVSTEAFEGGKDH, from the exons atgTCTCCGCCGGtcatctttctcttctttttctctgcCACAGTCTTTCCCTTTTCACACGGGGATTCTCACTTTCCACCCCTCCAAGCGCCACCCGCTTCAG gGTGGGAAAATGAGGGAAGTTATGGTGTGGAGCTCTCATGGATGCCTTGGAGGTCTCTTGTGGAGGGACCCACTACTGCACCTGTTGAGAATCCGTCATTTGGTTCATTTGTGTTGGCCTCAGAGAGAACACAAAGGAAAGACCCTCTTGATGGGTTCAAAAAATACACCAAAGGATGGAATATCAGTGACCGCCATTATTGGGCT TCTGTGGGTTTTACTGCAGTTCCCTTGTTTGTCCTCGCTGCAGCCTGGTTCCTGGCTTTTGGACTGTGCTTATGTCTCATCACTCTCTGTTATTTCTGTTCTAAAAGGGAGCCTTATGGCTATTCCGGGACGGCTTATGTACTTTCTCTTATCTTCCTCATAATCTTCACAATTGCAGCCAT TGTTGGATGTGTTGTTTTGTATGCTGGTCAAGGGAGGTTTCATAGTAGTACAACAAATACATTGGAGTATGTTGTAAATCAGGCAGATTTCACAGTTGAGAAGCTAAGGAATATATCAGATTATCTTGGTGCAGCTAAGCAGCTTGAAGTGGATCAAGTTTTTCTGCCTTCTAATGTTCAAACTGATATTGACCAGATTGAAACAATGATTAATTCTTCTGCTAGTACTCTTGCTGACCGAACAATGGAGAATTCAGATGACATTCATGATCTTTTGGATTCTGT GAGACTGGCACTTATCATAATCGCTGCTATTATGCTTCTCTTGACATTTCTTGGATTCT TATTTTCACTATTTGGCATGCAATCTCTTGTGTACAT CCTGGTGATCACTGGATGGATACTTGTTACAGGGACATTTATTCTGTGTGGCATATTCCTTCTTCTCCATAA TGTGGCTGCAGATACTTGTGTTGCAATGGATGAATGGGTTCAAAACCCTACTTCTCATTCTGCTTTAGATGATATACTGCCATGCGTGGACAATGCAACAGCACAAGAAACCTTGTTGCGGAGCAAAGAAGTCACTTCTGAACTTGTTGATTTGATCAACGAAGTCATCACCAATGTCTCTAACATAAATTTCTCCCCCAACTTCAAACCAATGTACTTCAATCAGTCTGGCCCGTTGGTACCCATCCTCTGCAACCCATTTTATCCTGACTTCACGAATCGTCCTTGCACTGCTGGTGAAGTGGACTTGTTCAATGCAACAGAG GTTTGGGGGATCTATGTCTGCCAGGTTTCAGCAGCTGGGATATGTACCACAACAGGGCGTTTGACCCCTACATTCTACAACCAGATGACAACTGGAGTAAGTATGGGACTTGCCTTTAATAATTATGCTGCTTTCCTGGTTGAGCTTCAAGACTGCACATTCGTGCGCGAAACTTTCAGCGAAATATATAGGGACCATTGTCCGGGTCTACGGCAATACAGCAGATGGATCTACTTAGGGTTAGTGATGGTGTCTACTTCAGTTATGCTCTCATTGATCTTCTGGGTTATCTATGGGAGGGAAAGGCGTCATCGTGCCAAAGAGGCCATGTCTGTATCAACTGAAGCTTTTGAAGGAGGCAAGGATCACTAA